AGGATGATTGGTTCATAGGATATCTTATCGTGTTTTAGTGTAAAAGTAAACCCTAAAATATAACTTTTATCAAAAACTTATAAAAAAACAACGAAAATTTTCATGAAAACTGGAAACTGTGCTAGAATATGAATAAGAAGCGAGGGGAGTGTGTTCTGTGGAAGAACTATGGGAGAAATTTAAAGCAAATACCGGATTACAACGAGTTCTTATTTTTGCGCTACTCGTCTTTGTCCTGTATTTGGTAAGAAGTATGATCGATCTAATCTTATTAACTTTTATTTTCACATTTCTAATCACAAGACTAGAAAAAGTGATTTTGCGATGGGTGAAAGTCCCGAGGAAACTAATTGTCATTGTTTTGTATGTTTTGATCGTTATTTTCTTGTATTTCGCGATTACGCATTATTTACCAATTATTATTGATCAAGTTATTTCGACGTTTAACGCCGTGATGAAATTTTATAATAATCCTGGAAATAATGATTTCTTGAAATATGTTGTGAATTTAATTAATGACTCGAATGTAAAAGCGTATATTGATTCTGGTGTGAAATTCATCATTGGTTCATTAAGTGGTATCGGAAGTATTGGTATATCGTTCTTCATGGCCTTGATTTTAAGTCTGTTTTTCGCGCTAGAACAAGAACGTGTGGTTCATTTTTCAAGCAAGTTTTTAACGAGTAAAATAGGACCCGTTTTCCGTGAGATTGCCTATTTCGGGAAAAAATTTGTAGGAACATTTGGCGTGGTACTGGAAGCGCAGTTTTTGATCGCGCTTGTCAATACATTTTTGACGACGATTGCTCTGATTGCGATGGGCTTCCCGCAAGTTCTAACGCTATCCATCATGGTTTTCCTATTAGGCTTAATTCCAGTAGCAGGGGTTATTATTTCGTGTATCCCGCTATCCATTATCGCCTATTCCGTAGGTGGAATAACCGATGTAATAGTCATTTTAATCACGATTGTCATTGTTCATGCGATTGAAACCTATATACTCAATCCAAAACTGATGTCATCTAAAACAGATTTACCCGTATTCTACACATTCATCATCCTTATATTCTCGGAGCATTTTTTCGGCGTATGGGGACTAATTGTAGGTATTCCAGTTGTCGTGTTCCTATTCGATGTATTAGGAGTACGAGGAAATGAAGCGGAAATTAAAAATCGAAGTTTCTGGGGCTTTAAAAAGAAGCCGAAGAAGAACAAATAAAATAAGCGTGTAATCCCCGAATGGGATTACACGCTTATTTTTCATGACCACAAAAATGCTTTTACAGCGGCATCAACGTCTTTATTTTCATGAAGTTTACTATGCTGCGCCTTGCTTCCTGTAAAGACGAGTTCCTGATAACTCAAAGCATTGCTAAAAATGAATTTTCCTGACAATGCACTGGCAAGCGAAACACTCGTATCACTCTTCGTGCCATCCAAAACATCACCAGCGATATTTAAAACGTCAAGTGATGGAGGAATCGCACTTTTGTTCGCAATAAACGCCGCGTAACGCTCTGTTTGGGCACCAGGTCCACTATCTGTTAAATCATACGCGGTTTTACCATCGTCACCAATGACCAAACCGTTAAACGGAGCTCCGATTGTGACCATCTTTTTCACAGCAGGAAATTCTGGCTTGTTGTTTGCGGCTTCAAGGTAACTAACCCCATCGACGCCACCCATAGAATGACCAACTATATTAACATTCGGAATATGATAGTCACTTTTCAGCTCGCGCATGACCGTTTGAAGCCACAC
The sequence above is drawn from the Listeria weihenstephanensis genome and encodes:
- a CDS encoding AI-2E family transporter codes for the protein MEELWEKFKANTGLQRVLIFALLVFVLYLVRSMIDLILLTFIFTFLITRLEKVILRWVKVPRKLIVIVLYVLIVIFLYFAITHYLPIIIDQVISTFNAVMKFYNNPGNNDFLKYVVNLINDSNVKAYIDSGVKFIIGSLSGIGSIGISFFMALILSLFFALEQERVVHFSSKFLTSKIGPVFREIAYFGKKFVGTFGVVLEAQFLIALVNTFLTTIALIAMGFPQVLTLSIMVFLLGLIPVAGVIISCIPLSIIAYSVGGITDVIVILITIVIVHAIETYILNPKLMSSKTDLPVFYTFIILIFSEHFFGVWGLIVGIPVVVFLFDVLGVRGNEAEIKNRSFWGFKKKPKKNK
- a CDS encoding alpha/beta hydrolase encodes the protein MKKLLITFSILAVFVIGFGFIFAAHNSTKGNSNAEDAKKTVVSNTASKVKTIDVPTLFLHGYSGTKNSMGHMMDRLARNGDATRSLVVSVSPSGKTKYTGTWDKFATKPLIQVLFEDNKSSLENQTVWLQTVMRELKSDYHIPNVNIVGHSMGGVDGVSYLEAANNKPEFPAVKKMVTIGAPFNGLVIGDDGKTAYDLTDSGPGAQTERYAAFIANKSAIPPSLDVLNIAGDVLDGTKSDTSVSLASALSGKFIFSNALSYQELVFTGSKAQHSKLHENKDVDAAVKAFLWS